The Streptococcus viridans genome includes a window with the following:
- the sstT gene encoding serine/threonine transporter SstT: MVKRFIQTWNKTNLMKRIAIGIFVGALLAMLLPQASAIGLLGEIFVGGLRAIAPLLVFALVANALSQHQKGTQTNMKSVIVLYLLGTFAAALVAVLVNYLFPITISLTGTSAEGTSPDGLGEVISNLLLKIVDNPLNALIQANYIGILSWAVVFGVAMREASEHSKDLLQTLADITSKIVEWIINLAPFGILGLVYTTIAGQGFDGLKSYGLLLLLLVGTMLFVALVINPIFVYIMIRKNPYPLVFKCLRVSGLTAFFTRSSAANIPVNMKLCKELGLNPDTYSVSIPLGSTINMAGAAVTINTLTLAAVNTLGIQVDFGTALILSIVAAVSACGASGVAGGSLLLIPVACSLFGIDNDIAMQVVSVGFIIGVIQDSCETALNSSTDVLFTAISEMKDWPKEKRY; encoded by the coding sequence ATGGTCAAACGATTCATTCAAACTTGGAATAAAACCAACCTGATGAAGCGGATTGCAATCGGAATCTTCGTTGGAGCTCTCTTAGCTATGCTGCTTCCTCAAGCATCTGCAATTGGTCTATTAGGGGAAATCTTTGTAGGAGGCTTGCGGGCAATTGCTCCTCTTCTAGTCTTCGCCCTTGTCGCTAACGCCCTCTCCCAGCACCAAAAGGGAACCCAAACCAATATGAAATCAGTCATTGTCCTCTACCTCCTGGGAACTTTTGCGGCAGCCTTGGTAGCAGTCCTGGTGAACTATCTCTTTCCTATTACCATTTCTTTAACGGGAACTAGTGCTGAAGGAACTTCTCCCGATGGACTAGGGGAAGTTATCAGCAACCTTCTTTTAAAAATCGTGGACAATCCCCTCAATGCCCTTATCCAGGCTAATTATATCGGGATTTTATCCTGGGCCGTAGTCTTTGGTGTTGCCATGAGAGAAGCTAGCGAGCACAGTAAGGACCTCCTTCAAACCCTAGCAGATATTACTTCCAAGATTGTCGAATGGATTATTAACCTAGCTCCATTTGGAATTCTAGGCTTGGTCTATACAACGATTGCAGGACAAGGCTTTGATGGACTCAAGAGCTATGGGCTCCTCTTACTTCTCTTGGTTGGCACCATGCTCTTCGTTGCTCTAGTCATCAACCCAATTTTTGTCTACATCATGATTCGCAAAAATCCTTATCCTCTAGTCTTCAAATGTCTACGAGTCAGTGGATTGACTGCCTTCTTTACTAGAAGCTCTGCTGCTAACATCCCTGTCAATATGAAACTTTGTAAGGAGCTAGGTCTCAACCCTGATACTTACTCAGTTTCTATTCCTCTGGGATCTACTATTAATATGGCTGGAGCTGCCGTTACCATTAATACCTTGACCCTGGCTGCTGTCAATACCTTAGGTATCCAAGTTGACTTTGGGACTGCCCTGATCCTCAGTATTGTTGCAGCTGTTTCAGCCTGTGGGGCTTCTGGAGTAGCCGGTGGTTCCCTTCTCTTGATTCCTGTCGCCTGTAGCCTCTTTGGTATCGACAATGATATTGCTATGCAAGTAGTCAGCGTGGGCTTCATTATTGGTGTCATCCAAGATTCTTGTGAAACAGCCCTCAACTCATCAACAGATGTCCTCTTTACAGCTATTTCTGAAATGAAAGATTGGCCCAAAGAAAAACGCTATTAA
- a CDS encoding alanine/glycine:cation symporter family protein has protein sequence MTNWLAFFKQVDNVVWGTPLLILLVGTGIYLSVRLGLLQVFRLPQAFRLIFTEDQGEGDISSFGALATALAATVGTGNIVGVATAIQTGGPGALFWMWMAAFFGMATKYAEGLLAIRYRTKDDNGHISGGPMYYILHGMGEKWRPLAIFFALAGVLVALFGIGTMTQVNAITGALKTSFQLSPQVASLVIAGIVSAVIFGGIHWISKVSEKVVPFMAAAYIFATVYILVLNMDQLPTVLSQVFQDAFTGTAAIGGFSGALVKEAIQKGVARGVFSNESGLGSAPIAAAAAKTEEPVEQGLISMTGTFIDTIIICSLTGLAILVSGQWTTVGEGGSDLTQQVFISTFGHIGGIILTLCLVLFATTTILGWSYYGERCVEFLAGVKLIPYYRLLFILMVGLGGFLQLELVWVIADIVNGLMALPNLVALLALSPVIIKESKRYFKKKK, from the coding sequence ATGACAAATTGGCTGGCATTTTTTAAACAAGTAGATAATGTGGTCTGGGGAACTCCCCTCTTGATTCTCTTGGTAGGGACTGGGATTTACCTGAGTGTCCGCTTGGGCTTGTTGCAAGTTTTTCGTTTACCCCAAGCTTTTCGGCTCATTTTTACAGAAGATCAAGGAGAAGGGGATATCTCTAGCTTCGGTGCCTTGGCAACAGCCTTGGCAGCGACAGTTGGGACAGGAAATATTGTCGGAGTAGCGACAGCTATTCAGACAGGAGGTCCAGGTGCCCTCTTTTGGATGTGGATGGCGGCCTTCTTTGGGATGGCGACCAAGTATGCAGAAGGTTTGTTGGCCATTCGCTACCGGACCAAGGATGACAATGGTCATATTTCAGGAGGACCGATGTACTATATCCTCCATGGGATGGGTGAAAAGTGGCGTCCCCTTGCCATCTTCTTTGCCTTGGCAGGTGTTTTGGTGGCTCTCTTTGGGATTGGAACCATGACCCAGGTGAATGCCATTACTGGCGCTTTGAAGACTAGTTTTCAACTTTCCCCTCAAGTGGCTAGTCTAGTCATTGCAGGAATTGTTTCGGCTGTTATTTTTGGCGGGATTCATTGGATCTCCAAGGTTTCTGAAAAGGTGGTTCCTTTTATGGCTGCGGCTTATATCTTTGCGACAGTTTACATCCTTGTCTTGAATATGGACCAGCTACCGACCGTTCTATCTCAAGTTTTCCAAGATGCTTTTACGGGAACCGCGGCCATTGGTGGTTTTTCTGGAGCCTTGGTGAAAGAGGCTATTCAAAAAGGAGTGGCGCGTGGAGTATTCTCCAATGAATCAGGACTGGGATCCGCGCCGATTGCAGCAGCGGCAGCAAAAACGGAAGAGCCGGTGGAGCAAGGTTTGATTTCTATGACCGGGACCTTCATCGATACCATTATTATTTGTAGCCTAACTGGTCTAGCTATTTTAGTGTCTGGCCAGTGGACAACAGTGGGGGAAGGTGGGAGTGATTTGACCCAGCAGGTCTTTATCTCGACCTTCGGCCATATCGGTGGGATCATTCTGACCCTTTGTTTGGTCTTGTTTGCGACGACGACCATTTTGGGTTGGTCTTACTATGGTGAACGTTGTGTCGAATTTCTAGCAGGTGTTAAACTGATTCCCTATTACCGCCTTCTGTTTATCTTGATGGTGGGCTTGGGAGGCTTTCTTCAGTTGGAGTTGGTATGGGTCATTGCTGATATTGTAAATGGACTGATGGCCTTGCCGAACCTCGTCGCCTTGTTAGCCTTATCACCTGTGATTATAAAGGAAAGCAAACGGTATTTTAAGAAAAAGAAATGA
- a CDS encoding C69 family dipeptidase: MTPNRSSDSCTTILVGKGASYDGSTIVARTEDSQNGVFTPKKFIVVQPEDQPRHYRSVLSPFEIDLPDNPVRYTAVPDAIPKDGIWGEAGINHYNVAMSETETITTNSRVLGADPLVESGIGEEDMLTLVLPYVQTAREGVLRLGKLLEEYGTYESNGVAISDVNEIWWLETIGGHHWMARRVPDDAYVTNPNQLGSDRFEFDRPEEFLCDPDLNDFVKRHHLALDFDGSSFNPRYAFGSQRDKDRHYNTPRAWDIQRFLNPEVEQDPRSFFLPWCQKPYRKITIEDVKYVLSSHYQDSVYDPYGSEGESHSRRTFRTIGINRTSQTAILQLRPNRPQETTGIQWLCYGSMPFNTAVPFFTQVDKTPDYFANTTEKVTTDSFYWTNRIIAGLADAHYSHHVGDLEDYQERTMALGHARIGRVDQGLAAGQNVDFERENQEMSDQIQEATDRLLDKILLDASNLMTNHFSLSD, translated from the coding sequence ATGACCCCTAATCGTTCGTCCGATTCTTGCACCACCATACTCGTCGGAAAAGGTGCTAGCTATGATGGTTCAACCATTGTAGCTCGCACGGAAGACTCTCAAAACGGAGTGTTTACCCCTAAGAAATTTATCGTTGTTCAGCCAGAGGATCAACCCCGTCATTATCGTTCAGTCCTATCTCCTTTTGAGATAGATCTGCCTGATAACCCTGTTCGTTACACAGCTGTTCCAGATGCTATTCCTAAGGATGGTATCTGGGGAGAAGCGGGTATCAATCACTATAATGTGGCTATGAGTGAAACAGAAACCATTACGACCAATAGCCGGGTCTTGGGTGCGGATCCTCTGGTGGAAAGTGGCATTGGGGAGGAAGACATGCTGACCTTGGTCCTTCCTTATGTTCAGACTGCTCGTGAAGGAGTGCTTCGCTTGGGGAAACTCCTAGAGGAATACGGCACCTATGAGTCTAATGGGGTGGCTATCAGCGATGTCAATGAAATCTGGTGGTTGGAAACCATCGGAGGTCATCACTGGATGGCCCGCCGTGTACCTGACGATGCCTATGTGACCAATCCCAATCAATTGGGAAGTGATCGCTTTGAGTTTGATCGCCCGGAAGAATTCTTATGTGACCCAGACTTGAACGATTTTGTGAAACGGCATCACTTGGCCTTAGATTTTGACGGTTCCTCCTTTAACCCTCGTTATGCTTTTGGGAGCCAACGAGACAAGGACCGCCATTACAACACACCACGTGCTTGGGATATTCAACGGTTCCTCAACCCAGAAGTGGAGCAAGATCCTCGTTCCTTCTTCCTTCCTTGGTGTCAAAAACCCTATCGCAAGATTACGATTGAAGATGTCAAATATGTCCTCAGCAGTCACTACCAGGATTCAGTTTATGATCCCTATGGCTCAGAAGGGGAAAGTCATAGTCGTCGGACCTTCCGTACCATTGGTATTAACCGAACTAGCCAGACGGCCATTCTCCAATTGCGGCCAAATCGTCCTCAAGAAACAACCGGGATTCAATGGCTTTGCTATGGGTCTATGCCCTTCAATACAGCTGTTCCTTTCTTTACCCAGGTAGATAAAACACCAGATTATTTTGCCAACACGACAGAAAAAGTGACGACGGATTCCTTCTATTGGACCAATCGGATTATTGCTGGTCTGGCAGATGCTCATTATAGTCATCATGTTGGAGATTTAGAAGATTACCAAGAAAGAACTATGGCCCTTGGGCATGCCCGGATTGGACGAGTGGATCAAGGCTTGGCAGCAGGACAAAATGTTGACTTCGAAAGAGAAAATCAGGAAATGAGTGATCAGATTCAAGAAGCGACGGATCGCTTATTGGACAAGATCTTGTTGGATGCTAGCAACCTGATGACCAACCATTTCTCTTTGAGTGACTAG
- a CDS encoding endonuclease MutS2, translating into MNQKILETLEFQKVKNLVEPYLQTEQGEVELQELAPLAKKEAIETAFLEMADMAQIFVEHPHFSVPTIQEIRPVTKRLELETSLNIDELLAVKKVLRVTHELRNFYDELENVRLEKLDRIFENLVDLPQLQGSLHAINEAGFIENFASETLAKIRRRIQENEHQVRDILQELLKSKSEMLADQVVASRNGRNVLPVKNTYRNRIAGVVHDISASGNTVYIEPRAVVNLNEEIANHRADERFEMLRILEEISNLLRPHAGEIRNNAWLIGHIDLVRAKHRFLQDRKGTIPALSAQGEIQLLQVRHPLIEKAVPNDIHFGKDLTEIVITGPNTGGKTIMLKTLGLAQLMAQSGLPILADTGSKVAVFTQIFSDIGDEQSIEQSLSTFSSHMTNIVSILEQVDEESLVLLDELGAGTDPQEGASLAIAILEDLRLRGIKTMATTHYPELKAYGIETLGVQNASMEFDTDSLRPTYRFMQGVPGRSNAFEIARRLGLSEVIVRQAQGMTNQDRDVNRIIEKLEAQTLESRKRLDSIRDVEQENLKFNRVLKKLYNELTRERETELNKARKEAQEIVGLALAESDQILQGLHAKSQLKPHEIIEAKSQLKKLAPETVDLSKNKVLKQAKKARAPKVGDEILVISYGQRGSLTKQLKDGRWEAQVGLIKMTLEEKEFNLLKAEKDASQPKKRQVHVVKRSNVNGPRARLDLRGKRYEEAMEELDSFIDQALLNNMAQVDIIHGIGTGVIREGVTKYLRRNKHVKSFEYAPQNAGGSGATIVTFK; encoded by the coding sequence ATGAATCAAAAAATTCTCGAAACCTTAGAGTTTCAAAAAGTCAAAAACTTAGTAGAGCCCTATTTACAAACGGAGCAGGGCGAGGTGGAGTTACAGGAATTAGCCCCGCTTGCAAAAAAAGAAGCAATTGAAACTGCCTTTCTTGAGATGGCGGATATGGCTCAGATATTTGTGGAGCATCCGCACTTTAGCGTGCCCACCATCCAAGAAATTCGTCCGGTGACCAAACGTTTAGAATTGGAAACATCGCTCAATATTGATGAATTGTTAGCGGTGAAGAAAGTCTTGCGCGTGACTCATGAATTGCGAAATTTTTATGATGAATTAGAAAATGTCCGCTTGGAAAAACTGGATCGAATTTTTGAAAATCTAGTCGATCTTCCACAGTTGCAGGGAAGTTTACATGCCATTAATGAGGCTGGATTTATCGAAAATTTTGCCAGCGAAACTTTGGCTAAAATCCGTCGACGGATTCAAGAGAATGAACACCAAGTGCGAGATATTCTGCAAGAATTGTTGAAGAGCAAGTCCGAAATGCTGGCTGATCAGGTCGTAGCTAGTCGGAATGGACGAAATGTTTTGCCAGTCAAAAACACCTACCGCAATCGGATTGCCGGTGTAGTTCACGATATTTCTGCTAGTGGGAATACTGTCTATATCGAACCTCGAGCAGTCGTCAATCTCAATGAAGAGATTGCGAACCATCGTGCGGATGAACGCTTCGAGATGCTCCGGATCTTGGAAGAAATTTCAAATCTCCTTCGGCCTCATGCGGGGGAAATTCGGAACAATGCTTGGCTAATCGGTCATATTGACCTCGTTCGTGCCAAACATCGCTTTTTACAGGATCGAAAAGGGACCATTCCAGCCTTGTCAGCTCAAGGGGAGATTCAGCTTCTGCAGGTTCGCCATCCCTTGATCGAGAAGGCTGTTCCCAATGATATCCACTTTGGCAAAGACCTCACAGAGATTGTGATTACAGGACCGAATACGGGTGGGAAGACCATCATGCTGAAGACCCTAGGACTAGCCCAATTAATGGCCCAGTCGGGGTTGCCAATCCTAGCAGATACTGGGAGTAAGGTAGCTGTCTTCACGCAAATCTTCTCTGATATTGGGGATGAGCAGTCGATCGAGCAGAGCCTATCTACCTTCTCCAGTCACATGACCAATATTGTCTCTATTTTGGAGCAGGTCGATGAGGAATCCTTGGTCTTGCTGGATGAGTTGGGAGCTGGAACGGATCCCCAAGAAGGGGCTTCACTAGCGATTGCCATTCTAGAAGATCTCCGCTTACGAGGGATCAAGACTATGGCAACCACCCACTATCCAGAACTTAAGGCCTATGGGATTGAAACCCTTGGTGTTCAAAATGCTAGCATGGAATTTGATACGGACAGCTTGCGTCCGACCTATCGGTTTATGCAGGGGGTACCAGGACGTTCTAATGCCTTTGAGATCGCTCGTCGTCTAGGCTTATCAGAAGTGATCGTTCGTCAAGCGCAGGGGATGACCAATCAAGATCGGGATGTCAACCGCATCATTGAAAAGTTGGAAGCTCAGACCCTAGAAAGTCGCAAACGCCTCGACTCCATCCGAGATGTCGAACAGGAAAACCTAAAATTCAACCGTGTCCTCAAGAAATTGTATAATGAGTTGACCAGGGAGCGGGAGACAGAGCTTAACAAGGCGCGTAAAGAAGCGCAAGAAATTGTAGGTCTGGCTCTAGCAGAAAGCGACCAGATCTTACAAGGTCTCCATGCCAAATCACAACTCAAGCCCCATGAAATTATTGAGGCTAAGTCTCAGTTGAAGAAATTAGCTCCAGAAACGGTCGACCTATCAAAAAACAAGGTCTTGAAACAGGCCAAGAAAGCCCGAGCTCCAAAAGTAGGAGACGAGATCTTGGTCATCAGCTATGGGCAAAGAGGAAGTCTTACTAAGCAGCTCAAGGATGGTCGTTGGGAAGCCCAAGTGGGACTAATCAAGATGACCTTGGAAGAAAAAGAATTTAATCTTCTAAAAGCTGAAAAAGATGCTTCCCAACCGAAAAAGCGCCAGGTTCACGTGGTCAAACGCTCCAACGTCAACGGGCCTCGGGCTCGCTTGGACCTTCGTGGTAAACGGTATGAGGAAGCCATGGAAGAATTAGACAGCTTTATCGACCAAGCTCTTCTCAACAATATGGCCCAAGTCGATATCATCCACGGCATTGGAACAGGGGTCATCCGGGAAGGGGTCACTAAGTACCTTCGTCGCAATAAGCATGTCAAAAGCTTTGAATACGCTCCTCAAAATGCAGGAGGAAGCGGAGCAACAATTGTTACCTTTAAATAA
- a CDS encoding CvpA family protein has protein sequence MFSILILFILAWSFYIGYSRGILLQGYYFFTMIVAMLVAGSGYQSLAKTISLWIPFSSATQASKTYFYGADQLFHLDKVFYAGLAYFILFVLVYAIGRVIGLFIPLIPTPEKWEEFPFQIASGVLAVLVTYFVLQMGFTILSTIPMAAIQDRLHGSFLIRFMVQHSPLTAGLLKQLWVVKILGA, from the coding sequence ATGTTTTCAATCCTGATTTTATTCATCCTAGCTTGGAGTTTTTATATTGGGTATTCACGAGGGATTTTGCTTCAAGGATATTATTTTTTCACCATGATTGTGGCCATGTTGGTCGCAGGATCAGGCTATCAGTCCTTGGCAAAAACCATTAGTCTATGGATCCCATTTTCGAGTGCAACACAAGCTTCAAAAACCTATTTTTATGGTGCGGACCAACTCTTTCACTTAGACAAAGTTTTTTACGCTGGTTTGGCTTATTTCATCTTGTTTGTTTTGGTCTATGCGATTGGTCGAGTGATTGGACTCTTTATTCCCTTGATTCCAACACCTGAAAAATGGGAGGAGTTTCCGTTTCAGATTGCCAGTGGTGTTTTAGCTGTCTTGGTGACTTACTTTGTTCTGCAAATGGGATTCACGATTTTATCAACCATCCCCATGGCAGCCATTCAAGATCGGCTCCATGGAAGTTTCCTCATTCGATTTATGGTGCAACATAGCCCCCTTACAGCAGGCCTCTTGAAACAACTTTGGGTTGTAAAAATCTTAGGTGCGTAA
- the zapA gene encoding cell division protein ZapA: MSSLNRYKFTFGNKSLTLTTNHDNLFMEEVERVAKEKYEAIKEQMPAADDETLAILLAINSLSTQLSREIEFDDKEKELEDFRRKALDGLVGRSSN, translated from the coding sequence ATGTCCAGCTTAAATAGATACAAATTTACTTTCGGTAATAAATCGCTGACTCTCACAACTAATCATGATAATCTCTTCATGGAAGAAGTTGAACGGGTCGCGAAGGAAAAATATGAAGCGATTAAAGAACAAATGCCAGCTGCTGATGATGAGACCCTGGCTATTTTACTAGCAATCAATAGTTTATCAACACAATTGAGTCGTGAGATTGAGTTTGACGATAAGGAAAAAGAATTGGAAGACTTTCGTCGCAAGGCCCTAGATGGCCTGGTCGGTAGATCATCTAATTAA
- a CDS encoding glutathione peroxidase: MNIYDFSIEAQDGSTIPLETYRGQVLLIVNTATGCGLTPQYQGLQELYERYHNKGFEILDFPCNQFMGQAPGNAEEINQFCSLHYQTSFPRFAKIKVNGKEASPLYQWLKEQASGPLGSRIEWNFAKFLINRQGQVVHRFSSKTDPQAIEARLKEVLSD; encoded by the coding sequence ATGAATATTTATGATTTCTCTATAGAAGCCCAAGACGGGAGCACCATCCCCCTAGAAACCTATCGAGGGCAAGTGCTTCTCATCGTCAATACAGCAACAGGTTGTGGTCTGACGCCTCAATACCAGGGATTGCAAGAGCTCTATGAGCGCTACCATAACAAAGGTTTCGAAATCCTTGACTTTCCATGCAATCAATTTATGGGCCAAGCGCCGGGCAATGCTGAAGAAATCAATCAGTTTTGTAGCCTCCATTACCAAACCAGCTTCCCACGCTTCGCAAAAATAAAAGTCAATGGGAAAGAAGCCAGTCCCCTTTACCAATGGCTCAAAGAACAAGCTAGTGGTCCCTTGGGCTCCCGTATTGAATGGAATTTCGCCAAATTCTTGATCAATCGCCAAGGCCAGGTCGTCCACCGCTTCTCTTCAAAAACCGATCCTCAAGCAATTGAAGCAAGGCTAAAAGAAGTCCTTTCAGACTAA
- the rnhC gene encoding ribonuclease HIII, translating to METITLSPQNEDIQAFVRQYQDHLAPSKNPYIRYFFKAPGATISIYTSGKVVLQGNQATRYAAFFGYQQDPIDQALAGQDFSLIGTDEVGNGSYFGGLAVVASLVSPEQHARLKSLGVGDSKTLDDRKIRALAPILKKEIPHQALLLTPKKYNQVIASGYNAVSVKVALHNQAIFLLLQQGAKAQKIVVDAFTTKKNYDRYVQAEANQVSQVVTLEEKAEGKYLAVAVSSIIARDLFLQNLEELSQELGYTLPSGAGTPSDKVAAQLLQAYGIQALDYSAKLHFKNTEKAKKLIER from the coding sequence ATGGAAACAATCACATTGTCCCCTCAAAATGAGGACATCCAAGCATTTGTTCGTCAGTACCAAGACCATTTGGCGCCTTCAAAAAATCCATATATCCGATATTTTTTTAAGGCTCCTGGTGCAACCATTTCGATTTACACATCAGGAAAGGTTGTCCTGCAAGGTAATCAGGCCACGCGCTATGCTGCTTTTTTCGGTTACCAGCAAGATCCGATAGACCAAGCACTTGCCGGACAAGACTTCTCCTTAATCGGAACGGATGAAGTTGGAAACGGCTCTTACTTTGGAGGGCTTGCCGTAGTTGCTTCACTGGTCAGCCCGGAGCAACATGCCCGCTTAAAAAGTCTAGGAGTTGGGGATTCTAAAACCCTGGATGATCGAAAAATTCGAGCTCTCGCACCGATCCTCAAAAAAGAAATCCCACATCAGGCCTTGCTGCTGACACCTAAGAAATACAATCAGGTCATCGCCTCTGGCTACAATGCGGTATCTGTCAAGGTCGCCCTCCACAATCAAGCTATTTTTTTGCTCTTGCAACAAGGAGCAAAAGCTCAAAAAATTGTGGTCGATGCCTTTACGACCAAGAAAAACTATGATCGCTATGTTCAGGCAGAAGCGAATCAGGTTTCACAAGTCGTCACCCTAGAAGAAAAGGCCGAAGGAAAATACCTGGCGGTAGCTGTGAGTTCCATTATCGCTCGCGATCTCTTCCTCCAAAATCTGGAAGAATTGAGTCAAGAACTAGGCTATACCCTTCCTAGTGGAGCTGGTACTCCCTCAGATAAGGTTGCTGCTCAACTATTACAGGCCTATGGCATTCAAGCCCTTGACTACAGTGCCAAACTTCACTTTAAAAATACAGAAAAAGCAAAAAAATTGATAGAAAGATAA
- the lepB gene encoding signal peptidase I: protein MKRSKKSNNPVRSFLKEWALFALIIGGIILSRIYLWTPVRVDGHSMDPTLADSEYLLVINKLPIDRFDIVVASETENGKTKEIVKRVIGLPGETIEYKNDVLYINGKETDEPYLKEYIQKFKEDKLQSTYSGKGFEENGELFRQMAQIAEAFTVDKDGSATFTKKLLDDEYLLLGDDRIVSKDSRQVGAFKKDQIKGEAVLRLWPLLPFQTY, encoded by the coding sequence ATGAAACGTTCAAAAAAATCAAACAATCCAGTCCGTTCTTTCCTGAAAGAATGGGCGCTCTTTGCCCTCATTATTGGAGGCATTATTCTCTCTCGTATTTATCTGTGGACGCCTGTCCGTGTCGATGGCCATTCTATGGATCCAACCTTGGCAGACAGTGAATACCTTCTCGTTATCAATAAACTGCCTATCGACCGTTTTGATATCGTGGTCGCTAGTGAAACAGAAAATGGAAAAACCAAAGAAATCGTTAAACGGGTCATTGGACTCCCTGGCGAAACCATCGAGTACAAAAACGATGTCCTCTATATCAACGGCAAAGAAACTGACGAGCCCTACTTGAAAGAATACATTCAAAAATTCAAAGAGGATAAATTACAGTCAACCTATTCTGGAAAAGGGTTCGAAGAAAATGGAGAGCTCTTCCGCCAAATGGCACAGATAGCCGAGGCTTTCACTGTTGATAAAGATGGAAGTGCGACCTTCACGAAAAAGCTCTTGGATGATGAATATCTACTCCTTGGTGATGATCGAATCGTTTCAAAAGATAGCCGCCAGGTTGGGGCTTTCAAGAAGGATCAAATCAAAGGAGAAGCCGTTCTTCGCCTCTGGCCACTCCTTCCATTCCAGACTTATTAA